A stretch of DNA from Bactrocera neohumeralis isolate Rockhampton chromosome 6, APGP_CSIRO_Bneo_wtdbg2-racon-allhic-juicebox.fasta_v2, whole genome shotgun sequence:
taatttgcaataaaagttaacttttttacaaaagaaaaaaagcagTTGAATTCATTTACtacacatacgagtatataattAAGAATGTACCAAGTAcaagaatatttaattattacaatCTTATTTTACAGCTGTGTAACAAGTTGTACGCGTTTTTGCCATTCAGTCAAAGTTGGTGTAAGGTCTTTAGAGGTTATAGCCGGCAAACGCTTCAATGAGCTGTGAACACCAATATCAGCAATAGTTATTTTGTCAccaccaaaatatttttgtttgcctaGCCGAAGATTAAGTGCACGTAGCATTGAGGCGCGGTTTTTGGAAGTATTACATCGCAACAATTGATAGCATATGTCCAGCACAGCATCGATTTCGTTGCAGTTGGGTAAATCTTCGTAACGGTATTCCTCTGGTCCGACACGACCCAAATACCGAATAATATTAACTTCTCCATAAATGGGAACGTACATAGTGGGTGAACTGATCATTTCCGTATGTTcgccttaaaataaaaaaaggtgtTTTAAAAAGTATCCGTATAATATCCTATTTCTTGATTACAGTTTTTCCAAATAAGTGACACTTTCACTTTCGGTTTTGATGGGTCTATCTTCACTTGTGCCAATTTCTTTTCGAATTCACTTGCATCTTTTCCAATATCAGGCATGGTTGAATGTTTAAAGGTTCTCACATCAATGGTGAAAAGATCTTTCCAAGCATTCTTCAATGCTAATAGGGCATATGGTATGAAATTAGGGTGTCCATTGATAACAATATCATGTAGAGGTTCCTAACAtgttaaaatttcatataaagtgAAGCGTGTTGGGAAACGATTAAGAATAGTACTAACCTCACGTAAGCCTCCATTCCGCAAACTTGTTTGCCCAGTGTGCTGAGGTCCTTTTTGGCAGAGACCAAGAGAAGCGCGAATATTGGCCATTTGTTGTTTGAGGTCTTgtaattgttttaaaactttttcttgtCGTGCGCATACGGAACCGAAATCATTAGATGACtatgatttgaaaaatatggtcaAATtgttagcttaatgtaaaatatCACATTTGCGTTAATGtggtgttaaaaattaaaaaaatatattattattataaactcAACCTAACCTCTTGATATTCTTGCATTGTTGAAAAATACTCGAGCAAATGTGGGATCAAAATAGATTTTTGTGCAcattagacatacatatgtatgtatttattttcgaaacatGTGGATAGAAACAACAGCTCTTTAGCCACTTTAATCTTTGCAGTTTAGTATGTTAGTAAacgaaaattttactattttaataaaGGCAGCGTTTCACTTAAATATAACATTATGTGAATGAGTAGCATgtcgaataataaaataaatgccaaaatatATCCTTTAATCCCATAATCTTTAATGCCACGTCCgcctctaaattttttttataaaaataataatatttaagagataaacaaaatattagatTTCAAATAAATGTGTTATTAACTAAGcagtataaacaaaatttaacaaataattgaaaattatgtaaattgtGCTTATTAGGTGTGCAGCATGAGCATGTTCACTGcgtttaaaaaaaactacaaaatataaataaatataaaaatatatgcaaacaaagacaaatggaaaataaatttagttgataaatcaattttcaaaattaacctTGAGTAAATTCTGGATTTGTGCACTTAAATTGTCCAAATCAAGCGCGCacacatttttcttcggtcCAAGAGAGTTGACAGCGGACGTGGCAAGAGGATTACCATTGCTGTTGTAAAAACCCTTTAATAtgattattacattttatatcTTCTTAAACACACTTTTATTTAGTTCATCATGAAAAATTACACTTACGCTGCATGCGTCAGCTTTTATTACTTCTGAAGCTACCGAATTGTTGAGCACTTTCATTGGGTACATGCAAGTCGGCAATTGTATATCATATTCCGGTAAAAGTGTTTTAAGCTCATACATTTTGTCGATTTATATACTATCTAATAactttaaacaacaacaaaccactgtttaattatttttaagaaatataaatttaaaataatgtctaatgcttcgaaatatttttcgcCGTCGTTTTTCGAATTGAATTTACACAATGCAGAATTCCAATTTGACAGTACAAGGTGTGCACTCAGCAGTGTCACTTTTGGCAGAGTTGCCGTAACACACTTATTATGAAGtacttttaaattattcaaaagaatCTTAGAACCGTGACTTGGGACTCTGTACCCAGTAATGTATTGCCTATGGAAATTTAAGCTCttaagaagttttttttataaaaaggccAACATTTCGCTTGTttatgcacataatttaatGAAACATGTGTTCTTTGTCAGAAAAagtggtatttttattgaaaaaaaaataaatatcctgACCGCAATATTTTTCTCCACAATTACCCTcaattagattagattagattgatagatgaggaatgcaccgtgaccttaggtctattgtgccctctcctaaatcacaaagactcacttagccccagcacTGTAATGAAGTCCAATATTCTACGgggtgctagtgaggcgatgcgatccctatccggaaacatggatccaagggccttaatcctgcgtctacagactgctgtgcagtcgatcagcaggtgttccggtgtttcaggccccctgtcgcagaaccggctgTTAGGgcaagaggataggcccatgttatacaAATGCCtattcagcttgcagtggccggtataAAATGCGATCAGTAGCCTGAGTTTATTCCTGGGGAGGTTAATTACAACTTTGAACCTTCTCAAGTTGTACCCTCCAATTAGCAACTTGGTATGTCGCATACCGTGTGCTCGTTGCCAATGCTATTCCCTGCCCACTCCTTCTACCTTGCTGAGTAGCTCCTTTAAGGTATGGGGACCCACCCCAGTAAAGGTTTCGGGTCCTACCATTTTGATGGAGACTGtggagcgggcgagctcatcagccagttacTTACCGGCTATACATttgtgaccaggcacccagattaggtgcaCCTGGTTGCGTTCCTGCACTATTggcgatttgatctcgtaggaggagatcgcttttagtgccgcttgactatcgctgagtatggTTATCCGCTCAATGCGATAGTTGTGATGGACGTTTATCTCTATGCAcggacttatggcaaagacttctgcctggaaaatgctcggaaacgctcccataggtatggagagcttGGTGCGTGCAGCCTCGATCCCTGCACCgattccctccgacattttcgggccgtcggtgtaccacctcaACGTACTATACCTCAGCATCAGCTCGAGATTGGAGTCGTTCCACTCATCCTTGCTTCCGAGGGGCCACCACCCCGTACGTGATTATCGGTCGAacaatcatggtgtacaaccacctaacgatccttggcttacagcGTCAGCACTTTCCCGCCcgccgattgcacaccattaatgcTTTCGTTGCTTTGATCAAGGTCAGGTttacatgctgcttccaccgcaaagtAGAATCCAGCGTGAGACCGAGATATTTGACCATGTTGGTCATCTCTATCTCTCTACCCCCAAGTGTAAGGCTCCTGAGACCAGGTAGGGACCTGCGTCTCTTGAACGCCCACCCCTTTGCCAGGTTTAGAACTCTTTGTATTAGGTCGTAGAGAGTGTCCTCAAATTTACCTTTGGCTATAATTACAACGTCGTCCGCATACCCCTGGCAGCGGATCTCATTGTCCGTTAGCAGTGCTAAGAGGTCGTCCACGTCTAGACTCCATAGCAGGGGTAACATCCCCTGTGGAAAGCCTCTTGTTGTGCCAAGACGAATTCCTTTATCTCCTACTGTGGACTCAGCaattctggtgcgcagtacggcTTCTATCCATCTACtcaccggtgctgccacattccttttccCCAGTGCCCTGGCACCTTCGATATCCAAGAAAGCGCAAAGCATCTCATCCCCATTctccagtgaactctctatctcagaggttagctggtacagagcagtattGGTAGATCTGCCCGCTCTGTAAGCATGCTGAGCAGCATGCAGGGGTGCACTCTTCAGCGTATTCGACCTTATTTCCTGATCTACGATCTTTTCCATGGTTTTCAGTAGGAAAGAAGTTAGACTGATTGGCCAGAAGGATCTCGCCAGTGAATAGTCCTTCCTTCCTACTTTGGGTGTGAAGATCACCTTAGCCGTCCTCTATAATTCAGGGATGTACGCCATGGCGAGGCTCTCCCTCAGCAGCCGAACAAGGGATGGCAGCAGAATCTGCTCCCCCTGTTGTAGTAGCGCTGGAAAGATGCCATCCactcccggagacttgaattTCTCAAACGACGCCATTGCCCACTTGGTCGAATCCGCGGTATACAATTGCTTAGCGATTATCCAATCCGCGCGGGATGGCTTGTGTTCGATCACGGGTAGACACTAGTCTTCCCGAATtgtctccgggaagtgcgctCTGTCTTCTGCACTGGTCATAAATGTCCCATCACTTCTTTTGATTGCTAGTACTGTGTCAGTCGTGCCTCTAGCCAGAGCCTTATGCAGCCGAGCCGCTTCAGGTGTGGAGGTGACATTTTGACAGAATCTCCTGAAGCTTGCCTGCTTTGCAGACCTAATCTCCTTATTATGTAGGGTGAGGTTGCCCCTATATTCTTCCCAGACCCCCGTACGTTTTGCTTTATTAAATAGACTCCGTACTTTTTTCCGGAGATCTGCAAGTTTCTATGACCACCAGGGACAGTTGCGCCTGTCTGTGGGCACTTTTAGGGGGCAACTTCTATGATACGCGTTAATTATAGACCCGTTCAGCGCGATAACCTACTCTCCATTCCTGGGCCTGTAACGCTATTGTCAGTCTGCTCCTCCCTTCTCAATTCCTGACTTAGCATCTCCCTGAAGGTATCTCAGTTTGCCCTCCGAGGGTTGCGTCTTGGGGGGAGTTGTCTGACCTCTACCCTTAGCGCGAACCTTACAATTCTGTGGTCTGACAAGGAGGGTTCCATCGAAACCCTCCATTGTGAGACTAATCCGTTCGCAGGCTCGTTGCTCAAGGTGATGTCCAGCACCTCTCTCCTGCTTATGGTTCACACCCCACATTCTCTATAGCTAAGTTACTACCTAATATGCACTCTAAAAGCGACTCACCTCTTGCGTTGCAGTTTGTACTGTCCCATTCCAAGTGGTGGG
This window harbors:
- the LOC126762346 gene encoding probable aminoacyl tRNA synthase complex-interacting multifunctional protein 2 isoform X2 produces the protein MYELKTLLPEYDIQLPTCMYPMKVLNNSVASEVIKADACSSSNDFGSVCARQEKVLKQLQDLKQQMANIRASLGLCQKGPQHTGQTSLRNGGLREEPLHDIVINGHPNFIPYALLALKNAWKDLFTIDVRTFKHSTMPDIGKDASEFEKKLAQVKIDPSKPKVKVSLIWKNCEHTEMISSPTMYVPIYGEVNIIRYLGRVGPEEYRYEDLPNCNEIDAVLDICYQLLRCNTSKNRASMLRALNLRLGKQKYFGGDKITIADIGVHSSLKRLPAITSKDLTPTLTEWQKRVQLVTQL
- the LOC126762346 gene encoding probable aminoacyl tRNA synthase complex-interacting multifunctional protein 2 isoform X1, with translation MYELKTLLPEYDIQLPTCMYPMKVLNNSVASEVIKADACSGFYNSNGNPLATSAVNSLGPKKNVCALDLDNLSAQIQNLLKSSNDFGSVCARQEKVLKQLQDLKQQMANIRASLGLCQKGPQHTGQTSLRNGGLREEPLHDIVINGHPNFIPYALLALKNAWKDLFTIDVRTFKHSTMPDIGKDASEFEKKLAQVKIDPSKPKVKVSLIWKNCEHTEMISSPTMYVPIYGEVNIIRYLGRVGPEEYRYEDLPNCNEIDAVLDICYQLLRCNTSKNRASMLRALNLRLGKQKYFGGDKITIADIGVHSSLKRLPAITSKDLTPTLTEWQKRVQLVTQL